A genomic window from Cytobacillus suaedae includes:
- a CDS encoding VOC family protein yields the protein MLNKVCVVTVKVDNIQAAIEFYTNVLDFKVSKYYGEKIVSLQHEAVPIVLEESEIQKEDKGQGVLLGLLSDDIDKDFSDLKAKGVKVLFNEPKPCPPGRFFVIEDPACG from the coding sequence ATGTTAAACAAAGTATGTGTAGTTACCGTAAAAGTAGATAACATCCAGGCAGCAATCGAGTTTTATACAAATGTCTTGGATTTCAAAGTTTCAAAGTATTATGGTGAAAAGATTGTTAGTTTACAACATGAAGCGGTTCCGATTGTTTTAGAAGAGTCGGAAATTCAAAAGGAAGACAAAGGCCAGGGTGTATTATTAGGCCTGCTTTCAGACGATATTGATAAAGACTTTTCCGATTTGAAAGCCAAAGGGGTAAAGGTTCTTTTTAATGAGCCAAAACCTTGTCCTCCTGGTCGTTTTTTTGTAATTGAGGATCCTGCCTGCGGGTAA
- a CDS encoding GTP-binding protein: MKKVPVTVLSGYLGSGKTTLLNHILQNRESKKVAVIVNDMSEINIDASLVKQGGFSRTEEKLVEMQNGCICCTLREDLIKEVEKLAKLGDIDYIVIESTGISEPVPVAQTFTYVDENLGIDLSEFCRLDTMVTVVDANRFWHDFASGETLLDRKEATDETDTREVVDLLIDQIEFANVILLNKIDLVAAEDVAQLMAVIQKLNPDAKIIETDHSRLALEEVLDTRMFDFEKASQSAGWIKELNHEHIPETEEYGISSFVYRRRKPFHPERLMNWLEDWPVDVVRAKGFIWVATRNNIAGLLSQAGPSIMLQGAGEWVAAYPEHEMQQILAEEPELKEKWDDVYGDRMIELVMIGIDMNQEEIEKSLDTCLLTTEELKEDWQSFHDPLPSFIVTE, translated from the coding sequence ATGAAAAAAGTACCTGTAACAGTGTTGAGTGGATATTTAGGTTCTGGTAAAACGACCTTATTGAATCATATTTTACAAAACAGAGAAAGCAAGAAAGTTGCCGTAATCGTGAATGATATGAGTGAAATTAATATTGATGCTTCACTTGTAAAGCAAGGTGGATTTAGTCGTACGGAAGAAAAACTTGTTGAAATGCAAAATGGCTGTATATGCTGCACGCTAAGAGAGGACTTAATTAAAGAGGTAGAAAAGCTTGCAAAACTAGGTGATATTGATTATATCGTCATTGAGTCTACAGGCATTAGTGAGCCTGTTCCAGTCGCTCAAACATTTACATATGTTGATGAGAATCTGGGAATTGATTTATCAGAGTTTTGTCGTCTAGATACCATGGTAACCGTTGTGGACGCGAATCGTTTTTGGCACGATTTTGCATCAGGAGAAACGTTGTTAGACAGAAAAGAAGCAACAGATGAAACGGATACTAGAGAAGTTGTGGATCTTTTAATCGACCAAATTGAGTTTGCAAATGTGATTTTGTTGAATAAAATCGATTTGGTTGCAGCTGAAGATGTTGCCCAGTTAATGGCTGTTATTCAAAAGCTAAACCCGGATGCTAAAATCATTGAAACCGACCACTCTCGATTGGCTCTCGAGGAAGTTCTAGACACGAGAATGTTTGATTTCGAGAAAGCTAGCCAAAGTGCGGGTTGGATTAAGGAGCTAAATCATGAACATATTCCAGAAACAGAGGAGTATGGAATTTCATCGTTTGTTTACCGAAGAAGAAAACCATTTCATCCTGAGCGTCTAATGAATTGGTTAGAGGATTGGCCGGTTGATGTTGTTAGGGCAAAAGGGTTTATATGGGTTGCAACAAGAAATAATATTGCGGGTCTACTATCACAAGCTGGGCCTTCCATCATGCTACAAGGTGCAGGTGAATGGGTGGCTGCTTATCCAGAGCATGAAATGCAGCAGATTTTAGCCGAAGAACCTGAATTAAAAGAAAAATGGGACGATGTTTATGGAGACCGGATGATTGAGTTAGTCATGATAGGTATTGACATGAACCAAGAGGAAATTGAAAAGTCATTAGATACTTGTCTTCTGACTACTGAGGAACTTAAGGAAGATTGGCAATCCTTTCACGACCCTCTACCATCATTTATTGTGACAGAATAA
- a CDS encoding VOC family protein — translation MFYEMTVQVRVSSMIEGQKWYKTLLNRKPDFVPHEGFAEWELFPGCWLQVAEGTPSEGSGPIRLGVKDINVERDRLVSELGIERFEINGRKEVPVKWATFSDPWGNMIGFFEYVNREEMEEKISRLN, via the coding sequence ATGTTTTATGAAATGACAGTACAAGTTAGAGTGTCTTCAATGATAGAAGGACAAAAGTGGTATAAAACGTTATTAAATAGAAAGCCAGACTTTGTGCCACATGAAGGCTTTGCTGAATGGGAGCTTTTTCCTGGTTGCTGGTTACAGGTTGCTGAAGGTACACCATCAGAGGGAAGTGGTCCGATTCGACTAGGTGTAAAAGATATAAATGTTGAGCGTGATCGGTTAGTAAGTGAGCTTGGGATTGAAAGGTTTGAGATTAATGGTCGGAAAGAAGTCCCGGTAAAATGGGCAACGTTTTCAGACCCTTGGGGAAATATGATTGGATTTTTTGAATATGTAAACCGTGAGGAAATGGAAGAAAAGATAAGTAGATTGAATTAA
- a CDS encoding alpha/beta hydrolase — MKRVLFILVSSLVISGCVPEKDLESSSTKVVNDEKPIEVNKTEETAKVEVTEVDWKEAVENPESYKVTGNINVLKDFPMKELNRKRNIWVMLPDNYEESTTAYPVFYMQDGQSLFKSDDVEWQVDEALTTLYSDKKVQEMIIVGIESDPKTRFSEYGPWKNAEGLGGEGELYVNFITKELKPYIDSHYRTLPDKANTGIAGASMGGYISLYSAAKYPEVFGKVGAFSPIIAFAKFEYMDFFKNAKLDKDLVVYMDIGEKETNFPGAVPNVEEMNELLLTLGVEEANIKLIIDPEGTHSKDSWQQRFPAAIEWLGIQ; from the coding sequence ATGAAACGAGTATTATTTATTCTTGTATCATCTCTAGTCATTTCTGGTTGTGTACCAGAAAAAGATTTAGAGAGTAGTAGTACAAAAGTTGTGAATGATGAGAAGCCAATTGAAGTAAATAAAACAGAAGAAACTGCTAAAGTAGAAGTAACTGAAGTGGATTGGAAAGAGGCTGTAGAAAATCCAGAGTCTTACAAGGTAACAGGTAATATAAATGTTTTAAAAGATTTCCCTATGAAAGAACTGAACCGTAAGCGTAACATTTGGGTTATGCTTCCTGATAATTATGAAGAAAGCACAACAGCTTACCCCGTTTTTTATATGCAGGACGGACAAAGTTTATTTAAGTCAGATGATGTTGAATGGCAGGTTGACGAAGCTTTAACCACTCTTTATTCAGATAAAAAAGTACAAGAGATGATTATTGTCGGCATAGAAAGTGATCCCAAAACAAGGTTTAGTGAGTATGGGCCATGGAAAAATGCTGAAGGGTTAGGGGGAGAAGGAGAGCTATATGTTAATTTTATCACGAAAGAACTTAAGCCTTACATAGATTCTCACTACAGAACCTTACCGGATAAAGCTAATACGGGAATTGCAGGTGCCTCAATGGGAGGTTATATTTCCTTATATTCAGCTGCTAAATATCCGGAGGTTTTTGGAAAAGTCGGAGCTTTTTCGCCAATCATTGCTTTTGCAAAGTTTGAATACATGGACTTTTTTAAAAATGCGAAATTAGACAAGGATTTAGTTGTTTATATGGATATAGGTGAGAAGGAAACGAATTTTCCGGGTGCAGTCCCTAATGTTGAAGAAATGAATGAGCTTCTTTTAACACTTGGTGTTGAAGAGGCAAATATCAAACTAATAATTGATCCAGAAGGAACACATAGTAAAGATTCGTGGCAACAAAGATTTCCGGCAGCGATTGAATGGTTAGGGATTCAGTAG